A stretch of the Conger conger chromosome 3, fConCon1.1, whole genome shotgun sequence genome encodes the following:
- the tmem35 gene encoding novel acetylcholine receptor chaperone, with amino-acid sequence MASPRTITIVALSFALGLFFVFMGTIKLTPRLSKDAYSEMKRAYKSYAKALPGLKKLGIGSVLLRKIIGTLEVGCGVVLTLVPGRPKDVANFLLLLVMLAVLFFHQLVGDSLKRYAHALVFGILLTCRLLIARQSEDRPEREETREQQVNAEEKNKVKVS; translated from the exons ATGGCTTCTCCAAGGACGATAACCATCGTGGCACTTTCATTCGCACTTGGTCTTTTTTTCGTCTTTATGGGCACAATTAAGCTGACACCAAGACTAAGCAAAGATGCTTATAGTGAGATG AAACGGGCGTACAAGAGCTATGCCAAGGCTCTCCCCGGCTTGAAGAAACTGGGCATCGGCTCGGTGCTCCTGCGAAAGATCATCGGCACGCTGGAAGTGGGCTGTGGGGTGGTGCTGACGCTCGTGCCAGGGAGACCAAAAGATGTGGCCAACTTCTTGCTGCTGCTGGTCATGCTAGCGGTGCTGTTCTTCCACCAGCTAGTGGGCGACTCTCTCAAGCGATACGCTCATGCCCTAGTTTTTGGCATCTTGTTGACCTGCCGGCTCCTCATCGCCAGACAGAGCGAGGACAGGCCAGAGAGGGAGGAAACGAGGGAGCAGCAGGTCAATGCTGAGGAAAAGAACAAGGTCAAAGTGTCTTAG
- the cenpi gene encoding centromere protein I gives MSKTSNPSRLDMNASSENDSSISGRSDRSLRVSKNARKKSEAGDPFVLALNYLSTVEEGTPWKGNDALERHMAAVERVALGQGLPPEAISVLLDFALSLRIRGTLCVRVLKILIPASVVPQDAVILGVSWLCVGKMAVSAQAMFLRWVLTVFDLIDAKDQLRAIYGFIFSFLTEQSLCPYVCHLLYLLTRKESVRPYRVRRLLELQKMGRQPFLMHLLALYKVFSPELVTLSFPSNMKGGFKNHNSTWKAALSTVQRRNNVQVTSDLHLTFGLKQRPVSKKRKLNSHLTVPAVRSVPLRVSSSKKALPLEQVWAFPQLLENLDRIELPAQMGSMLGSSLALHYMDCLRDNSAFLRLNFWLGHALHEEFLFRREAGSQNMEEATRFLNTLISTQRLLQEGFSGTEVFLFRFLRVWDGSLLRPQVLALLSDIPVVPSSRIDLLLFEPLMQLFFTSSLFFKCSVIECLNSMLLKWLTWHSVYALEDGLDISVSSQTPVNMTLSGLMDSVVELVQFVGRIATIGLQLEGYHTLLLSFTLDFYQTVCDMYLKYDLPLVLMPPTGVFYPALLATSPVCVDQLCQIMYRYRTNLVSAKRQERQTEKPFHISRKTYRQFNQYVVSIVSCLWNSRAFQPDTGVELGEDLLAGSKVPEPWSSFSLVRHPAFLSYAVDFHQKCWPERKELELNSIKGGRRWEWYAEFLFCQGFQGVKEFVQSSFSRRSSVEDAEPTSSS, from the exons ATGTCGAAAACATCTAACCCCTCGAGGTTAGATATGAATGCGTCCTCTGAAAACGATTCTTCAATTTCTGGTCGTAGCGATCGGAGTTTGCGAGTATCaaaaaatgcaagaaaaaaGAGCGAGGCGGGGGATCCGTTTGTGCTGGCGTTGAATTACTTGTCCACAG TTGAAGAAGGCACCCCTTGGAAAGGGAACGATGCGCTGGAGAGGCACATGGCGGCGGTGGAGAGGGTGGCGCTTGGCCAGGGACTTCCCCCCGAGGCCATCTCTGTCCTGCTGGACTTTGCGCTGAGTCTGCGCATAC GAGGTAcgttgtgtgtgcgcgtgctgaAGATCTTGATCCCAGCGTCTGTGGTGCCTCAGGATGCAGTTATCCTAGGGGTGTCCTGGCTATGCGTTGGAAAGATGGCAGTGAGTGCACAG GCTATGTTCCTTCGCTGGGTGCTCACGGTTTTTGACCTTATTGATGCCAAGGACCAGCTGCGGGCCATCTATGGCTTCATCTTCAGCTTCCTGACTGAGCAGAGTCTG TGCCCTTATGTGTGCCATCTACTGTACCTGTTGACCCGGAAGGAAAGCG TTCGACCTTACAGAGTCAGAAGGTTGCTGGAGCTTCAAAAAATG GGCCGACAGCCATTCTTGATGCATCTGCTGGCCCTATACAAAGTCTTCTCCCCAGAGTTGGTCACATTGTCTTTTCCATCAAATATGAAG GGCGGCTTCAAGAATCACAACTCCACCTGGAAGGCGGCTTTAAGCACTGTACAGAGGAGGAACAACGTGcaagtgacctctgacctccactTAACGTTTGGACTGAAGCAGCGGCCTGTCTCTAAGAAAAGG aaACTCAACAGTCACCTGACCGTGCCGGCTGTGAGGTCCGTGCCCCTGCGGGTATCCTCCAGTAAAAAGGCCCTTCCTCTGGAGCAGGTCTGGGCCTTCCCCCAGCTCCTGGAGAACCTCGATCGCATTGAG CTCCCGGCGCAGATGGGCTCTATGCTGGGGTCTTCACTGGCTCTCCACTACATGGACTGTCTGAGGGACAACTCCGCCTTCCTCCGGCTCAACTTCTGGCTCGGTCACGCTCTTCATGAGG AGTTTTTGTTCCGCAGAGAGGCCGGTTCTCAGAACATGGAGGAGGCTACTCGTTTCCTAAACACGCTAATCTCCACACAGCGCCTCCTACAG gaGGGTTTCTCCGGCACGGAGGTGTTCCTGTTCCGGTTCCTGCGGGTCTGGGATGGCTCGCTGCTTCGTCCCCAGGTCCTGGCCTTGCTGAGTGACATCCCCGTAGTGCCCAGCTCGC gTATCGATCTGCTCCTTTTCGAGCCTTTGATGCAGCTTTTTTTCACCTCCTCTCTGTTTTTCAAG tgCAGTGTCATTGAGTGTTTGAACAGCATGCTGCTGAAGTGGCTGACCTGGCACTCTGTGTATGCTTTGGAAGATGGACTCGACATCAGTGTCAGCAGCCAGACCCCGGT GAACATGACTCTGTCTGGGCTGATGGACTCGGTGGTGGAGCTGGTCCAGTTTGTGGGGCGGATCGCGACCATCGGGCTCCAGCTGGAGGGGTACCACACCCTGCTCCTCAGCTTCACCCTGGACTTCTACCAGACG gtgtgTGACATGTACCTGAAGTATGATCTGCCCCTGGTGCTCATGCCACCGACAGGAGTGTTCTATCCTGCCCTGCTGGCCACTAGCCCTGTCTGCGTAGATCAGCTCTGCCAGATCATGTACAG GTACAGAACAAATCTGGTCTCTGCCAAGCGTCAAGAAAGGCAAACTGAG AAGCCCTTTCACATCAGCAGAAAGACGTACCGCCAGTTCAACCAGTACGTGGTGTCCATCGTGAGCTGCCTGTGGAACTCCAGGGCCTTTCAGCCTGACACGGGCGTCGAGCTGGGAGAAGACCTCCTGGCGGGGAGCAAGGTTCCCGAGCCCTGGAGCTCGTTTAGCCTCGTCCGCCATCCCGCCTTTCTGAGCTACGCCGTCGACTTCCATCAGAAG TGTTGGCCTGAGAGGAAGGAGCTGGAACTGAATTCAATAAAG GGCGGGAGGCGGTGGGAGTGGTACGCAGAGTTCCTGTTCTGCCAAGGCTTCCAGGGCGTCAAAGAGTTCGTCCAGAGCAGCTTCAGCCGCCGCTCGTCCGTCGAGGACGCCGAGCCCACCTCCAGCAGCTGA